From the genome of Triticum aestivum cultivar Chinese Spring chromosome 3B, IWGSC CS RefSeq v2.1, whole genome shotgun sequence, one region includes:
- the LOC123070020 gene encoding protein arginine methyltransferase NDUFAF7, mitochondrial translates to MLRSPAAALLRRLAPRLTGCSGGAGPSTRRTLPPYISSSSSFLARFSSTPTSPPLPSSVGAHDDEAEDDKLQGSSSDSGARLSISVDRAGLYSPPEHSHEPSSDSNLVKHLKSIIKFRSGPISIAEYMEEVLTNPQSGYYMNRDVFGESGDFITSPEVSQMFGELIGVWAMCLWEQMGQPEKVNLIELGPGRGTLLADLLRGSAKFVNFTKALNINLVECSPTLQKVQYNTLKCEDESVGDEKRTVSKLCGAPVYWHASLEQVPSGFPTIIVAHEFFDALPIHQFQKGSRGWCEKMVDLAGDSSFRFVLSPQPTASLIFLSKRCEWASPEELEKVEQIEVCPKAMEISEQIADRISSDGGGALIIDYGKNGIVSDSLQAIRKHKFVHILDDPGSADLSAYVDFAAIKHSAKEASDDISVHGPMTQSQLLGSLGINFRVEALMQNCDEKQAESLRTGYWRLVGDGEAPFWEGPDDQTPIGMGSRYLAMAIVNKKQGSPVPFE, encoded by the exons ATGCTTCGGAGCCCAGCCGCCGCTCTGCTCCGCCGCCTGGCCCCTCGCCTCACCGGCTGCAGTGGGGGAGCCGGCCCATCCACGCGTCGGACCCTCCCTCCTTAcatatcctcctcctcctccttcctcgcgCGCTTCTCGTCCACGCCGACGTCCCCGCCGCTACCGTCCTCCGTCGGTGCCCACGACGATGAGGCGGAGGATGACAAGCTCCAGGGATCATCAAGCGATTCCGGCGCCAGGCTCAGCATTTCTGTGGACCGCGCCGGTCTATACAGCCCCCCAG AGCACTCTCACGAGCCGTCGTCGGACTCTAACCTTGTCAAGCACCTTAAGAGCATCATAAAG TTCCGGAGTGGGCCGATCAGCATAGCTGAGTACATGGAGGAGGTGCTTACAAACCCACAGTCTGGGTACTACATGAATCGCGATGTGTTTGGGGAGTCTGGGGATTTCATCACCTCACCAGAGGTCAGCCAGATGTTTGGAGAG CTGATTGGTGTGTGGGCGATGTGTCTGTGGGAGCAAATGGGGCAACCAGAGAAGGTGAATTTGATTGAGCTTGGCCCAGGACGAGGAACTCTCTTGGCAGATTTACTTCGT GGCTCAGCAAAGTTTGTTAATTTCACTAAGGCGCTCAACATTAACTTGGTAGAATGTAGCCCTACATTGCAAAAGGTGCAGTACAATACTCTGAAATGTGAAGATGAATCTGTTGGTGATGAAAAAAGGACAGTTAGCAAGCTTTGTGGAGCCCCTGTTTATTGGCACGCCTCCCTCGAACAGGTTCCTTCAGGAT TCCCCACCATAATTGTTGCTCATGAATTCTTTGATGCTTTACCAATCCATCAATTTCAG AAAGGGTCACGCGGCTGGTGTGAAAAGATGGTGGATCTCGCAGGAGACTCATC GTTTCGCTTTGTTCTGTCTCCGCAGCCTACAGCCTCTTTGATTTTCCTCTCCAAACGTTGTGAATGGGCTAGTCCTGAGGAGCTCGAGAAGGTTGAGCAGATTGAAGTCTGCCCAAAAGCAATGGAGATTAGCGAACAGATCGCAGACCGAATTAGCTCAGATGGCGGAGGTGCTCTGATCATTGACTATGGCAAAAATGGAATAGTGTCTGATAGTCTTCAG GCAATCCGCAAACACAAATTCGTTCACATATTAGACGACCCTGGGTCTGCTGATCTCAGTGCCTATGTTGATTTTGCTGCGATCAAGCACTCTGCCAAGGAAGCTTCAG ATGATATTTCCGTCCATGGGCCAATGACTCAATCCCAGCTGCTGGGTTCTCTTGGTATCAACTTCCGGGTGGAAGCCCTTATGCAAAACTGTGACGAGAAGCAGGCGGAGTCTCTGAGGACAGGCTACTGGCGTCTAGTCGGAGACGGAGAAGCCCCATTCTGGGAAGGGCCTGATGACCAAACGCCCATCGGCATGGGCAGCAGGTACCTGGCCATGGCCATTGTCAACAAGAAGCAAGGCTCGCCTGTTCCATTCGAGTGA
- the LOC123070019 gene encoding splicing factor YJU2 gives MGERKVLNKYYPPDFDPAKIPRRKQPKNQQIKVRMMLPMSIRCGTCGTYIYKGTKFNSRKEDCIGETYLGIQIFRFYFKCTRCSAEITFKTDPQNSDYTVESGASRNFEPWREEDEVVDKEKRKREAEEMGDAMRALENRAMDSKQDMDILAALEEMRSMKSRHAGVSVDQMLEILKHSAHQKEEKTVAELDEEDEELIKSITFRNSKDYVKRIEDDDDDNDDNFGIPGQSSVTLKINGPSESMTNPTDVLTKANGPESANKEGNKSLASKMPKFIVKPKPAGANPQKKQKTETDAVQDNGKAPAAENKKEASVEKTNVLQSLCQYDDSDESDD, from the exons atgggtGAGCGGAAGGTGCTGAACAAGTACTACCCGCCGGACTTCGACCCGGCGAAGATCCCGCGGCGGAAGCAGCCTAAGAACCAGCAGATCAAGGTGCGCATGATGCTTCCCATGAGCATCCGGTGTGGCACCTGCGGCACCTACATCTACAAGGGCACCAAATTTAACTCGCGCAAGGAGGACTGCATCGGCGAG ACATACTTGGGCATACAAATATTTAGATTTTACTTCAAGTGTACTAGGTGCTCAGCTGAGATTACCTTCAAAACAGACCCTCAGAATTCAGACTACACGGTAGAATCTGGGGCTAGTCGCAATTTTGAACCTTGGCGTGAAGAGGATGAG GTTGTGGATAAAGAGAAGAGGAAGCGAGAAGCGGAGGAGATGGGTGATGCAATGAGAGCACTGGAGAACAGAGCAATGGATTCAAAGCAAGACATGGACATACTTGCTGCTTTAGAAGAGATGCGGTCGATGAAG TCTAGACATGCTGGAGTCTCCGTTGACCAGATGCTTGAAATTTTGAAGCATTCCGCTCATCAAAAG GAGGAAAAAACAGTAGCAGAACTAGATGAAGAagacgaagaactcatcaaatcaATCACTTTCAGA AACTCGAAAGATTATGTTAAACGGATCGAAGACGATGACGACGACAATGATGACAATTTTGGTATACCAGGACAGTCAAGTGTCACGTTAAAG ATTAATGGACCTTCTGAATCAATGACGAATCCAACAGATGTCTTGACCAAAGCTAATGGACCTGAGAGTGCCAATAAAGAAG GAAACAAGAGCTTGGCATCTAAGATGCCCAAATTCATAGTAAAACCAAAGCCCGCTGGTGCAAATCCTCAGAAGAAACAGAAGACGGAAACCGACGCCGTCCAAGATAACGGCAAAGCACCGGCTGCTGAGAATAAAAAGGAAGCTTCAGTAGAGAAGACCAATGTTCTTCAGTCCCTCTGCCAGTATGATGATAGCGATGAAAGTGATGACTGA